The DNA window ATGAAAACAAAAGAAGAATTGCCGGATTGCCCGGTAGCGACGACCGTCGCGCTTATAGGCAACAAATGGAAGCTGCTTATCATCCGCAACCTGCTCGTTCGTCCGTGGCGTTTCAACGAATTACACAAGAGTCTTGACGGCATCAGCCAGAAGGTGCTCACCGAGAGCCTGCGGCAGATGGAAGCGGACGGAATCATCACCCGCACCGTTTATCCCGAAGTCCCGCCGCGCGTGGAATACGCGCTATCCGAGCTCGGCGAGAGCATGCGCCCGATCCTCATGTCCATGCAGGACTGGGGGAACAATTACAAAGCGTCGTTGGAAAAATAATGACAAGATCAGAAACAGCAAAATAGTTAATTGATAACTGCACGCACTTTTTACATAGCGTATGTCCCGTCTCGGGCGTGAATATCTGCAGATGGGCTATTACACCGAGCAGTATTTCCCCGAGCGCCACGTTCGCTTCATCGCGGTCAACGACGGCGTGGACAGCGCCAACGGCGAGAACGACCTGACGGCGATCCGCAACATCATGAACGAGTGGTATGCGAAGGACATCAGCCGCAAATGCAAATCGGCGCACAGGGTGCGCGGAAAGTCCGGGATACCGCTCGGCCAGCCGCCCTTCGGGTATATGAAGGATCCGAAGAACAAAAACCGCTGGATGATCGACCCGGACGCCGCACCGGTCGTGCAGGAAATCTACAGGTTGTATCTCGACGGCAACGGACTCGATACGATCGCCCGGATCCTTCAGGACGAGGGACGTCTGAACTGCATTTCCTACTGGCAGGAAAAAGGCGTCGGCAGAGGCGGCAAAAAGACTCAGCCGAACCCATACAAGTGGAAATGCTCCACGATCTCGGGCATCCTTCGGAGGCAGGAATACTGCGGCGACGTCATCAACTTCAAGACCTACACCACGTCCTTCAAGAATAAGAAGCGATTGGAAACACCCGAGAAAGACCGTTTAGTCTTCCGAAGTGTGCACGAACCGATCATCGACCGCTCGACGTTTGAGAAGGTGCAGCAGATGATAGGCAAGACCAGCCGCCGCCAGCCGAAGGAGGAGAACGGCCCGAAAAGCATCTTCTGCGACGTCGTTTTCTGCGCGGACTGCGGGAAAAAGCTGTGGTATCACACCAGCGCCACCAACAAAGATATCCACTTTTTCTCCTGCTCGAACTACTACAAGGATTACCGTGGAAGTTGTCAGAGCCGCCACTATATCCGTTCCGACGCGCTCTACACCATCGTGACGATGGAGCTGCGGCGGCTCGCGGACTATTTGAGGAACGATGAAGACCGTTTCGCTGAGATCCTGGCGCGCAAGAGCGATAAAGACTACAAGGTCGCACACCGGCAAATACAGGGCGAACTTGCGAAGGCGGGCAAGCGGCTGGAGCTTATCCCGAAACTGCTCAAACAGCTCTATGAAAAAAACCTGAACGAAAAGGTCTCAGATGAGGATTATATGATCCTCTCGCGCGAATATGATGCTGAGCGTAAGCGCCTCAACGAGCGCATCATCAATCTCAACGAAAAGCTGAAGGATCTGGAGGATCGCCGTTACGAGAGGGACAAGTTTATCTATGCGATCCGGCGGTTTATGGAAATGAAGATGCTGACGAAGCATCTTCTGACTGAGCTTATTGACAGGATCGAGGTGCACGAGACCGAAGGCGTTGGCAAGAACCGCACTCAGCGCGTGGTGATCTACTACCGCTTCGTCGGGTATCTGGAAATACCTGAGGAAACGTCCACACGTTTTTCGAAGGATACGCGTCAGGGCGTTTCGGTGGAGTATATCTCCTGCGCGCCGATCAAGGTACACTACGGCGACGACGGAGAAGAGACCGAGGAAGGAGGGTAAACAAAAAGGAGCAGGCGAACCTGCTCCGATACATAGGGATCAACGATTAAAGTATATAATCAAAAGGATAAGCGCGATTATTCCAACACCAACAAGTACACCGATCCAAGCGTGAGACTTTTTCTTCTTAGGCGTATATTTGGGAAGTTCGGGTGGAGCTTGATAAGTATATTGCTGGACTTGCGGTCTTTGAATCCTGTTTTCAGATGCCTGCTTCTTTTGCTGTCTGCGAATTGCGTTCTCTGACTCAATTGCTTTTCTTAGCAAAGTCAACGGATCACTACCGGAATAAATACGGCTATGAAAATCTTGAACGAAATCCAAATCTTTAGGGTCGCTGATTTGATATGAGCCGGAATCGTGAGCGATCTGGTTTCTGACCCAGCGGATATGCTTCAACATTTTATAGTCGGTATTCCAAGAGAAAACACGGTATTGTCCTTGATAGGTTTTGTGTTCCATTTGAGCAATATATTCGCTGACACCGTTTTGACAAGAGTACATTTCCGAGCATAGCTTGTCCAAGCGCTTGTACTCTTCAAAAAAGTCATTATCGGCTATATGCAACTTGCTCACCTGCCTTTTGATTATTATATCATAAGAAACCATTAAAAACAATGAACCGAAAAAATACGAGTGGTCATAACTCGAATCCGTTATGACCACTCGAAATGGTTGCGGAGGAGGGATTTGAACCCACGACCTCCGGGTTATGAGCCCGACGAGCTACCGAACTGCTCTACTCCGCGATATTGGCGTTCCGTTTCAACGCTCTGTTATTATACATCATAGATACACATTTTGCAAGTGTTTTATTCATTTTTTTGATAATTTTATTATTTAAAGATATAATTCGTAAACAATCTATGTAAACGCGGCGCAAAAACAGCCGAAAGCGCGGGCTTTCGGCTGTCGTACGTTGTTTTTTGCGGTTGAAGTGTCTATTGCGCTTACGCATTCAGCGCGGCGATGATATTCGGGAGTTCCGCGTCTACGGCGTCGTTCTCGAGCTGGCAGGTGCCGGCGTTGCGGTGTCCGCCGCCGCCATAACGGAGGCAAAGTTCGCCGATGTCGACGTTCGAGCCCTTGTTGAATATCGATTTGCCGATCATTACCGCGGTGTTCTGCTTGCGGAAGCCCCACGCGACGTGGACGGAAATCTGCGTTTCCGGATAGAGCGCGTAGATCATGAAACGGTTGCCGGCGTGGATTATCTCCTCGTCGCGCAGGTCGAGGACGACGACCTTGCCGTGCACCTTCGCGATGCGCTTGAGCTGCGCCTCGAAAAGCTCCGCCTGCTCGCGGTAAAGCTGCACGCGCTCCGCGACGTCCGGCAGCGCGAGTATCTCGTTTATGCCGTGGTTCATGCAGTAGCCGATGAGCTCCATCATCAGATCGTAGTTGGAAATGCGGAAGTCGCGGAATCTGCCGAGCCCGGTGCGGGGGTCCATGATGAAATGCAGCAGCACCCAGCCCTCCGGATGAAGCACTTCGTCGAGCGTGAAATCTGCGCTGTCGCCCTTGTCGACCGCCGTCATAAGCTCATCGCTGATGCGCGGGAACGCTTCTTTGCCGCCGTAGTAGTCGTAGACGACGCGCGCGGCGCTGCGGGCGTTCGGGTCTATAATCAGCTTGCCGCCGACCTCCTGCGCCTTCAGGCGGTCGATCTCCGACTCGTGATGGTCGAAGGCGATAGCGACGCGCGGATCGTAAGGCAGGTTGGTCGTGACGTCGTTTTCGGTCAGCTCGACCTTGCCGTCCTGCACGTCCTTCGGGTGCACGAACTTGATCTCGTCGATCATATCGAGCTCGCGGAGCATCATCGCGCAGGCGAGTCCGTCGAAATCGCTGCGGGTAACAAGTCTCATTTTCTTATCCATAATAACCCTCCGAAACAGATTTGTTTACAAGTTGATTATAGCATTTCCCTCCCGCTTTTTCAATAGCGAAGTTATGCGCAAAGCGATTTTGCGCACCGTTTTTTCAATATGGCGGGACAAAAGGCAAAAAACGGTTGATTATTCACGAAAAATCGTTATACTTAATATGTAAGCTTGTACGCAGGGAGGCGCGCGCTTTGAATAACGCTCACACCGGAAAAACCGCATATTTCGCGCGGAGGACGCTCGCGCTGCTGCTTGCGTTTTTAGTCGCCGCCGCGCTCGCGCCGGCCGCCCGCGCCGATGAAACCGCGACCGCGAAGCGCCTGCGGCTCACGGTTTCCGGCGGATACTCCGCGATCACGAGCAAGTTTCTCGCCGAGGGCGCGGACCCGCTGACCGACGGCTCCTACCGCACGGAAGCGCGCGTCTACGGAACCCTCTCGCTCTCCGCGCCGGCGAACATAGCGAATCTTTACATATCCTTCTCGGATACTCCGACCGAATTCACGGTCACGGCCGGCGACCGGCGTCTGCGCTGCGTGCCGCAATACCTTGAAGTCTGCGTGGACGTTTCCGCGCTCGCCTCGAGCACGCTTTCGCTCGCGTTCATCGGACAGGTCAACGTCTGCGACGTGTACGCCTACGGCGAGGGCGAGCTGCCCGACTTCGTTCAGCGGTGGGAGCCGCCGTGCGAGAAGGCGGATATCCTGCTCATCTCCGCGCACGCCGACGACGAGCATCTTTATTTCGCGGGGCTTCTCCCCTACTACGCGGGCGAGCTCGGCTGCGCCGTGCAGGTCGCGTACTTCACCGACCACGTCGCCGAGCCCTACCGCCGCCACGAGCTGCTGAACGGCCTCTGGACCGCGGGCGTGCGCAATTACCCCGTCATCGGCTCGGTGCCCGACGCCTTCTCCGACTCCGAGGCGGAGGCCCTGAAAAAACTCTCCGCCGCCGGAATGTCACGCGACGACGCGCTGCTGCAGCAGGTGCGGCTGATACGCCGCTTCAAGCCGCAGGTCGTCGTAACGCACGATCTTGAAGGCGAGTACGGGCACGGTCAGCACCGCCTCTGCGCCTCCACGGCGCTGGAGGCCGCCGGAATCGCCGCGGACGCGGAAAGCGATCCCGCGAGCGTTTCGCTCTACGGCGCGTGGGACGCGCCGAAGCTCTACCTGCACCTCTACCCCGAGAATCAGATCAATATGAACTGGGACTTCCCTCTCGACGCCTTCGGCGGCAAGACCGCGTTTCAGGTCAGTCAGGACGGATACGCCTGCCACTTGAGCCAGCGCGGTCCACGCTTTGACAGCTGGATCTTCGGCGAGAAAAACGAGATAACGAAGGCGGCCGAGATCGCCGAATACTCCCCATGTCTTTACGGTCTGGCGCGGACGAACGTCGGCGCGGACGTGAATAAAAACGACTTCCTCGAGAACGTGATCACCTACGCGGAGCAGGAACGCCTCGCGGCCGAGGCCGAAGCCAAACGGCAGGAGGAGGAACGCGCCGCGGAGGCCGAAGCGAAAGCGAAGGCCGACGAAGAAGCGAAAAAGCGTGCGGACGCGGACGCCGCCTCCGAAAGCGACGCCTCCCGCGCGCGCGGACTGAACGCGCTCGCCGTCGCCGCCGCCTGCCTGCTCGTGCTCTCCGTCGCCGCTTACGCGGCGCGCAGGGCGTTCGATAAAAAGCAAAGGAGCAAAACGAAATGAACGAGAACCTCTTCAAACGCAACGAGCTGCTCGCGCAGAAGGTTATAAAAGGGCTTGAATCCCGCAACATGACCGGCTTCTACGCCGAAAGCAGGGAGGCCGCACTCGCCAAGGCGCTCGAGCTCATCCCCGAGGGAAGCTCCGTCACCATGGGCGGCGGAATGAGCGTCCACGAGATCGGGCTCGTCGCCGCGCTGAAGGAAGGCCGCTACAACTTCATCGACCGCGAGAAGATGGACCGCCGCGCCGCGATGCTCGCCGCCTACGACGCGGACTTCTTCCTCTCGAGCGCGAACGCGATGACAGAGGACGGCGTCATAGTCAACATCGACGGCAACGCCAACCGCGTTTCCGCGATCGCGTATGGGCCGAAGAAGGTGCTGATGATCGTCGGCATGAACAAGATCTGCCCCGACGTCGACTCCGCGATGAAGCGCGCCCGAAACGTCGCCGCGCCCGCGAACACGCAGCGCTTCGGCATCAACACCCCCTGCGCGAAGACCGGCGCCTGCGCGAACTGCAAGTCGCACGACACCATCTGCTGCCAGTTCCTCGTCACCCGCTACTCACGCCACGACGGCAGGATAAACGTCATACTCGTCAACGATACGCTCGGATTCTGAGCCAAAGGAAACAACTGATGAAATATATAGAAAACCAAACCTTTCCGCACGAGCGCGACCTTTACGCCGCGGACGGCGTTCACCTGATCTCCTGCGTCTTTGACGGCGAGGAGGACGGCGAATCCGCGCTCAAGCAGGCAAAAAACATCGCCGCCGAAAAGTGTTATTTCAACCTGCGCTATCCCTTCTGGCACGACGAGGACGTCAAACTGCGCGACTGCGTGATGACGGATAAGTGCCGCGCCGCGCTCTGGTATACGCGCCGCGCCGTGATAGAAAACTCCACCCTCGGCGGCATAAAGGCGCTGCGCGAATGCGACGACGTCGAAATAACCGGGACGAAGATCGTTTCGCCCGAGTTCGGCTGGCGCTGCCGGAACATCACGATGCGCGGCTGCGAAGCGGAGAGCGAATACCTCTTCTTCGGCTCGAGCGGTCTGCGCTGGGACGACGTGCGTTTCAAAGGCAAATACTCCTTCCAGTACGCGCGCGACGTCGAAATCAACAACTGCACGCTCGACACGAAGGACGCCTTCTGGCACGCCGAAAACGTCACCGTGCGTGACAGCGTGATAAACGGTGAATATCTCGCGTGGTACTCCGACGGGCTGACGCTGATAAACTGCCGCATCAGCGGCACGCAGCCGCTCTGCTGCTGCACGAACCTCAAGCTGATAAACTGCGAAATGACCGGCGCCGACCTCGCCTTTGAATACTCCGACGTCGAAGCCGACCTGCGCGGAGACCTCGTCTCCGTCAAGAATCCCCGCGGCGGCATCATAACCGCCGACAGCGTCGGCGAGGTCATACTCACCTCAGACAGCGTTTATCCCTCGCTCTGCGAGATCGTGCAAAGGCAGGCGTGAGCAGTTATCATAATTATATAAAAACTAACGGAGGTAAAAAAACTATGGACGTCAAAGAAATCGAAAAAGCGATATCCTCGATAACCGGCAGCAGCACGAAACTCGACGCCTTCAAAAAAGACCCCGTCGCCGCGGTAAAAAGCGTTGTCGGCGCAGTGCCGAAGGACGTTATCGACAAAATCGTCGACGGCGTCAAGGCGAAGATCGCCTCCGACAAGGTCTCCGGCGCGCTCGACGCAGTCAAGGGACTGTTTTAAGCGTTCGGTCATTAAAAAAGCACGCCGCGAGGCGTGCTTTTTTAATGCTCTTTTTTATATTCTGCGCAGCTTCATCATACCGTCGCCGAAGGGCAGCAGGCCGTTTTCGTCGAACGCCAGCTCGTCCCACGGGGACTGCTCTTCGCCGAAAAGCTCGCGGTGTTCGCCGGTGTTGTAGTAATACCTGCCGTCGACCGCCTTCCACTCCTTTTCGCCGCCGGCGGTGAACATACCGTCCTTGTAACCGGAGATCTCGCCCGCTTCGAGCGCCGCTTTTATCTCCTCCTCGGAGACTCCGGCGGGCAACTTCATCCACTGCACGACCTTGTGATCCGCGGTGAACTCGACGCGGCCGGCAAAGACGCCGAGCGCTTCGTTCGCCTCGTCCTCATCCGCGCCGCGCGCTTTGAGGTCCGCTTCGACCGCTTCCCTGCCGAAAAGCCCGAAGTCGCCGCCGACCATAGTCATCGCCTCGGCGATCTCGTAGACGCCGACGATGCCGTCAAGCGCCTTGTCCGATTCGTCCGGCTCGATATCGCCGACGTCCTTCGGCTCTGTCACAACGCCGTCGGCGGTCTTTTTCAGCGCGACGGCGAGGAAGCCGAGCCCGAAAACGAGGTTTTCATCCCGCTGCGAAAGCGTCTCCGCGCTCTTGCGGAAATCGCCCTCGGGGATATCCATAAACGCGCCGAGCGTGTAGTGATACTCCGCCCGGTCGGTCTGCTCCCACGTTCCGCGCTCCTCTTTTCCGGAGCCTGAGTCGCGCATTATCACGGAGTGATCCTCGAAAAACTCGAAGGAGAGCGCGGTGAAATCCCTGCCGTCGTCGCTTTTGAACTCGGACGCGGGAATATGCGCCAGGTCGTTCGAGAACGCGTTGACTATATAGTCCGGCCGCCACGTTCCGACGATGAATTTTAATCCTCTGCGAAGGTCCTGTTCGTCAAGCGTCATAGTCTTTTCCGCCTTTCTTGAAGTGTTATTATCAGTTGTTTATCTTGAAATGCGCGCCGGGGCTGTCTTCCGTCAGCGGCAGGAAGGTGTATCCGTGCTCCAGCCCCCACTGGATTATCTTCTCGACCGCGTTGACCGAGAAGCCCTTTATATCGTGCTGCAGCACGATGGAGTATTTGCGGTTTTTCACGCCGTTGATGACGTTCTTATAGACCTGCTCGGTGCTGGTCGTTCCGCCGGCGTCGCCGCTGGAAACGTTCCAGTCGAAATATTTATAGCCCTTCTCCTCGAGCGCCGCGGCGAGCCGCGTCATGATGCCGACGCTGTAGTTGCGGCTGACCGTGTTCGAGCTGCCGCCCGGGAACCGGACGAGCTTTGTGTACGAACCGGTCTTGCTCTTGATGACCTCGTTTACCTTGTCGAGATCGGCGAAATACGCTTCTTCGCTGACGTAGATATCCTTGTATTCGTGCGTATAGCTGTGGGCGGCTACGGTGTGCCCCTCCGCCGCCTCGCGCGCGATGAGGTCCGTCTTCATCGTGCCGACGACGAAGAAGGTCGCCTTGACGTTGTATTTTTTCAGCACGTCGAGCAGTTTTTCGGTATACTTGCTCGGCCCGTCGTCGAAGGTCAGATATATCACCTTGCCGGTGCCGTCGACCTCGGGGGAGTCGTCGCCGCCGGGAACGGTGCCGTCCTTTGCCCGTATCGTCACGGTGCGCCTGACGGTGGTTTCGTTGCCGTAGGAATCCCTGACGGTATAGCGCAGGGTGTAAAGCCCGGGGTTTTCGTTATCCACAGCGCCCTTGACCTCGACCTTGTCGGTCAGGTCTCCGTCGAGGTTATCCGCCGCGACGTAGCCCGGCTCCTCGAACTTTCCCTCGCCGACGGTGAAGGTCACGCTCTTCTCGCCCTTCAGCGTTATCTCGGGCGGGACGGGGTCGTTGAAGGGTATCTCGCGCGTCGCGGCCGCGACGTTTCCGGCGGCGTCGGCGACGGTGTAGGTCGCAACGCTGCCCTCTATCGTGCGGACGACCTGCGCGGTGAGGTCTCCGTCGACCGCGTCGGAGGCGGAATAGCCCGCGTCGTCATATTCCGTGCCGGGCAGGACGTATTCGCGCTCCTCCGGCACGAGCGTTATGACCGGCGGCGTGGTATCCACGACGCTGACGACGCAGCGGCGCGTCTGCGAGCCGAGGAAGTATGAAACGCTCCACGTCACCTCGTATTCGCCCGGCTTAGTTAAATCGACCTCTCCTTCGCGCTCGACCTCGAGCGCGCGGCCGTCTTTGTCGAAGATATTTCCGCGCAGCTCGGCGGTGACGTCCGGCAGCTCGAAGCCGCTGCCGCATTCGACGGTCAGCGTTTCTTCCTCCGGAAGTCCGGTAAACTCGACCTGCCTGTTATTCACCAGATGCAGCGTCAGCGCCGCCGCCGCGATAAGAACGGCCGCGATCGCCGCGATAAGCGCCGCCTTCCGCGATCGCGGATTCCGTTTTGACGGTTTGAAAAGCTTAAATCTCGTACTCATTCATCCATCCCCGCCGTTTCGACCTTCGCGGAGAAGCATACGGCTCCGTCGCGGGCGAAGGCGAAAAAGCCCTGCCCGTCGGTAAGAACGGAGAACTCCGCTTCCGGCGGAAGCTCTTTGCTGTAATTCATTTCAAGCGCGGCTATGCGCTCGCCCTTCGGCAGATAGTCCGTAAGGATATCGACGTAGCGGGTGTTGTTCAGATGCC is part of the Clostridia bacterium genome and encodes:
- a CDS encoding helix-turn-helix transcriptional regulator; translation: MKTKEELPDCPVATTVALIGNKWKLLIIRNLLVRPWRFNELHKSLDGISQKVLTESLRQMEADGIITRTVYPEVPPRVEYALSELGESMRPILMSMQDWGNNYKASLEK
- a CDS encoding recombinase family protein is translated as MGYYTEQYFPERHVRFIAVNDGVDSANGENDLTAIRNIMNEWYAKDISRKCKSAHRVRGKSGIPLGQPPFGYMKDPKNKNRWMIDPDAAPVVQEIYRLYLDGNGLDTIARILQDEGRLNCISYWQEKGVGRGGKKTQPNPYKWKCSTISGILRRQEYCGDVINFKTYTTSFKNKKRLETPEKDRLVFRSVHEPIIDRSTFEKVQQMIGKTSRRQPKEENGPKSIFCDVVFCADCGKKLWYHTSATNKDIHFFSCSNYYKDYRGSCQSRHYIRSDALYTIVTMELRRLADYLRNDEDRFAEILARKSDKDYKVAHRQIQGELAKAGKRLELIPKLLKQLYEKNLNEKVSDEDYMILSREYDAERKRLNERIINLNEKLKDLEDRRYERDKFIYAIRRFMEMKMLTKHLLTELIDRIEVHETEGVGKNRTQRVVIYYRFVGYLEIPEETSTRFSKDTRQGVSVEYISCAPIKVHYGDDGEETEEGG
- a CDS encoding exopolyphosphatase, with the translated sequence MDKKMRLVTRSDFDGLACAMMLRELDMIDEIKFVHPKDVQDGKVELTENDVTTNLPYDPRVAIAFDHHESEIDRLKAQEVGGKLIIDPNARSAARVVYDYYGGKEAFPRISDELMTAVDKGDSADFTLDEVLHPEGWVLLHFIMDPRTGLGRFRDFRISNYDLMMELIGYCMNHGINEILALPDVAERVQLYREQAELFEAQLKRIAKVHGKVVVLDLRDEEIIHAGNRFMIYALYPETQISVHVAWGFRKQNTAVMIGKSIFNKGSNVDIGELCLRYGGGGHRNAGTCQLENDAVDAELPNIIAALNA
- a CDS encoding PIG-L family deacetylase translates to MNNAHTGKTAYFARRTLALLLAFLVAAALAPAARADETATAKRLRLTVSGGYSAITSKFLAEGADPLTDGSYRTEARVYGTLSLSAPANIANLYISFSDTPTEFTVTAGDRRLRCVPQYLEVCVDVSALASSTLSLAFIGQVNVCDVYAYGEGELPDFVQRWEPPCEKADILLISAHADDEHLYFAGLLPYYAGELGCAVQVAYFTDHVAEPYRRHELLNGLWTAGVRNYPVIGSVPDAFSDSEAEALKKLSAAGMSRDDALLQQVRLIRRFKPQVVVTHDLEGEYGHGQHRLCASTALEAAGIAADAESDPASVSLYGAWDAPKLYLHLYPENQINMNWDFPLDAFGGKTAFQVSQDGYACHLSQRGPRFDSWIFGEKNEITKAAEIAEYSPCLYGLARTNVGADVNKNDFLENVITYAEQERLAAEAEAKRQEEERAAEAEAKAKADEEAKKRADADAASESDASRARGLNALAVAAACLLVLSVAAYAARRAFDKKQRSKTK
- a CDS encoding lactate utilization protein produces the protein MNENLFKRNELLAQKVIKGLESRNMTGFYAESREAALAKALELIPEGSSVTMGGGMSVHEIGLVAALKEGRYNFIDREKMDRRAAMLAAYDADFFLSSANAMTEDGVIVNIDGNANRVSAIAYGPKKVLMIVGMNKICPDVDSAMKRARNVAAPANTQRFGINTPCAKTGACANCKSHDTICCQFLVTRYSRHDGRINVILVNDTLGF
- a CDS encoding DUF3737 family protein encodes the protein MKYIENQTFPHERDLYAADGVHLISCVFDGEEDGESALKQAKNIAAEKCYFNLRYPFWHDEDVKLRDCVMTDKCRAALWYTRRAVIENSTLGGIKALRECDDVEITGTKIVSPEFGWRCRNITMRGCEAESEYLFFGSSGLRWDDVRFKGKYSFQYARDVEINNCTLDTKDAFWHAENVTVRDSVINGEYLAWYSDGLTLINCRISGTQPLCCCTNLKLINCEMTGADLAFEYSDVEADLRGDLVSVKNPRGGIITADSVGEVILTSDSVYPSLCEIVQRQA
- a CDS encoding polysaccharide deacetylase family protein, with translation MSTRFKLFKPSKRNPRSRKAALIAAIAAVLIAAAALTLHLVNNRQVEFTGLPEEETLTVECGSGFELPDVTAELRGNIFDKDGRALEVEREGEVDLTKPGEYEVTWSVSYFLGSQTRRCVVSVVDTTPPVITLVPEEREYVLPGTEYDDAGYSASDAVDGDLTAQVVRTIEGSVATYTVADAAGNVAAATREIPFNDPVPPEITLKGEKSVTFTVGEGKFEEPGYVAADNLDGDLTDKVEVKGAVDNENPGLYTLRYTVRDSYGNETTVRRTVTIRAKDGTVPGGDDSPEVDGTGKVIYLTFDDGPSKYTEKLLDVLKKYNVKATFFVVGTMKTDLIAREAAEGHTVAAHSYTHEYKDIYVSEEAYFADLDKVNEVIKSKTGSYTKLVRFPGGSSNTVSRNYSVGIMTRLAAALEEKGYKYFDWNVSSGDAGGTTSTEQVYKNVINGVKNRKYSIVLQHDIKGFSVNAVEKIIQWGLEHGYTFLPLTEDSPGAHFKINN